Within Sphingobium sp. SCG-1, the genomic segment GACAACGTGCTGCTCACGGTATTGATCTTCCGCCTGTGGAAGTGGAACCGGGGGTGGGCAGTGTTGCTATTGTCGGTATTCTATATCGTCGATGGCGCGTATCTGGCGGCCAACCTGACCAAAATCCCGGCAGGCGGCTGGTTCCCGCTGTTGATTGGCTTTGTGGTTTTCACGCTGCTCACCACATGGTCGCGCGGGCGGCAGTTGATGATCGAACGGATGCGCGAGTCGGCTATGCCAATTCCTGTGTTCATCGCGTCCGCCGCCAACAGCGCCGTGCGCGTGCCAGGGACTGCGGTGTTCATGACATCGACGCCCGATGGCGTGCCGCACGCGCTGCTCCACAACCTCAAGCACAACAAGGTGTTGCATGAGCGCGTCGTCTTGCTGACGGTCAAGATCATCGGTGTGCCGGTCGTGCAGGAGGAAAAGCGCGCTAAACTAGAGGATTTGGGCAGGGGCTTTTTCCGCTTGGTTCTACATTATGGCTTCATGCAGGAGCCTGACGTGCCATTGGCGCTCAAGAACGTCACCCAGTGCGGGCAGGCGTTCAAGATGATGGAAACGAGCTTCTTCCTCGCGCGCCAAACCCTGTTGCCATCCGCACGTCCAGGTATGCCGATCTGGCGCGAGAAGATATTCGCGTGGATGCTGCGAAACGCAGAAAGCGCGATGGAGTTCTTCCGGCTGCCCACCAACCGTGTGGTCGAATTGGGCAGCCAGGTCGAAATCTAAGCGCTTGGCGAAAGGTCAGTGTCGCCGCGCTGCCAGGCCGTTCGCGGCTGACAATACCGCCTGCACCGATGCCGTGGCGACGTCGGTGTCCATGCCCACACCAAAAACGGTAACGCCATCGGGCGTCCGGCATTCAACATAGGCGGCGGCGTTAACGTTGGACCCGACGCCGATCGCATGTTCACTGTAGTCCACGACATCCAGGTCGATGCCTAATTCGTCACGCAACGCACACAGAACGCCCGAGATAAGGCCATTGCCGCGTCCGGAAATGCTACGCTCCCCGCCCTCATGGCCGATCTTGCCGACGAACACGCGATCACCCGCAGCGCCAGTTTCGTGATAGTCGATCAGCTTGTAAGGCTGGCCGGAGCCCAGGGCATAGTGCTTCTCAAATGCCTGCCAGATGTCGGCCGCGACCAATTCGCGGCTGGTATTGTCGGCCACCTCCTGCACTACGCGGCTGAAGTCGGCCTGCATGCGCTTGGGGAGCTTCAGGCCCTTATCCTGCTGCAAGACCCACGCAACGCCGCCCTTACCGGACTGCGAATTGACGCGGATGACCGCTTCGTAGCTGCGGCCAAGATCGGCGGGATCGATCGGCAGATAGGGAACGTCCCAAATCTCGTCATTGCGCGTTTCCTGCGCGGCGAAGCCCTTCTTGATCGCGTCCTGATGACTGCCGGAGAAGGCAGTGAACACCAGTTCCCCTGCATAGGGATGGCGGGGATGCACGGGCAACTGATTGCAATATTCGACTGTCTGGATAACGTCGTCGATATCCGAGAAGTCCAGTTCCGGCCGCACGCCCTGCGTATAGAGATTGAGGCCCAGCGTCACCAGATCGACATTGCCGGTGCGCTCGCCATTGCCGAACAGGCAGCCCTCGACACGATCCGCGCCCGCCATCAGGCCCAGTTCGGCAGCGGCGACGCCAGTGCCGCGGTCGTTATGCGGATGCAGCGAGATCACGACATGATCGCGCTTGCTGATGTTCTTGCACATCCATTCGATCTGATCGGCGTAGATATTGGGGGAGGCGGCTTCGACCGTAGCGGGCAGGTTCAGGATCAGCGGCTTGTCGGCCGTCGGCTGGAGGATGTCCATCACCGCCTCGCAACATTCAAGGCTGAAATCGAGTTCGGCGGTGGAGAAGGTCTCCGGCGAATATTCGAAATGCCAGTCGGTGTTCGGTTGCTTGGCGGCTTCGTCGCGCAGGATCTTGGCGGCGTCGATGGCGATCTGCTTGATCTCGCTGCGCTCCATACCGAAGACGATGCGACGCCACGCAGGCGACACGGCGTTGTAGACGTGCACGATCGCGGAGCGCGCGCCTTGCAGGCTTTCGAAGCTCTTCTCGATCAGATCGCGACGTGCCTGCGTCAGAACCTGAATCGTCACATCATCAGGGATTTTGCCCGAACGGACGAGGCCGCTGATGAAGTCGAACTCGGTGGCTCCGGCCGAGGGGAAGCCGACTTCGATTTCCTTGACGCCCACGCGCAGCAGCAGGTCGAAAAAGCGCTGTTTCTTCTCCGCGTTCATCGGATCGATCAGCGCCTGATTGCCGTCGCGCAGATCGGTGGAGAGCCAGCGCGGCGCGTGCGTGATGGTGCGGCCCGGCCATTGCCGGTCGGGCAAGTCAACTTGCGGAAACGGGCGGTACTTTTGTGAAGGATCGGTCAGCATCATGGAATTTGGCACTTCTTCATATGGCGGCGTCGTGACGCTTCGCCTTGGTCTGCGACATTTGCGATGGAAGCCCTTAGGCGCTGGTTGCTGCTTTCATGCGAAAGGCAACGCAAAAAACACGCCTAAGGGCGTGTAAGTCGTAGCAGGGGTAGAAGCGCGCGCTGCATGATGAGGCGCTTTTAACGGCAAGTGGTTAAAAAGGTCCAGCCGTTTTTGTCGAGGCGCGAAATTGTTTCGCAGACGCTCGTAATCGACTGCCCATTATGCCGGAGAGAGAGGGGGAGAGCCGTTCCAACGTCTCCCCCGAATCGCTTATTCCTTCTGGAACGCGGCGGTGATCTTCAACTCGATCTCGTCGCCCACCATCGGCACGCCATAGCCCATGCCAAAGTCGCTGCGCTTTATCATGGTGGTGGCATTGAAACCGACATTTTCCTTGCCGCCCATCTGCAGCACGCCCTTGCCCGCGCCATAGAAGGTCGCGTCCAGAACGACGGGCTTTGTGATGCCCTTGATAGTCAGATTGCCGCTAATGTCCGCAGTCGTGCCTTCGACCTTTACCGACGTGGACACGAAAGTCGCCGTCGGGAATTTGGCGCTGTCGAAGAAGTCCGGCTTCATCAGATGCTCGTCCAGCTTGGGGATGCCGGTCTTCAAATTGGCAATCGGAACCGTGATCGAAACCTTGGCAGCGGCGGGGTTCTTCGGGTCGAGCGCCAGCGTGCCGGTGGGCGCCGAAATCAGGCCCATATTGTTGCTGAAGCCCATGTGATCGTAGGCAAACAGGATTTGCGTGTGGCTGGATTCAACAGTGTAGTTGCCGGCGGTCACCAGCGCGGGGTTGGGGGAACCGGGCTTTGCGGGCGCGCTTTGAGCGACAACGGCGGCGCTGCCAAGCAGGGCAAGTAAGGCGGCGGCGGGAAGCAGGGACTTGTGCATGGCCATCTCCAGTTTAAAACAAAAAGGACGCCGCCCTGAATAGGCGACGTCCCCGAAACATTCCAGTTGCAAAACGGAGTTGAACGGCAACTCAGCGTTTCAACACAGGGTCAGTTCTTTTCCTTGTCCACCAGCTTGTTCGCGCCAATCCATGGCATCATCGCGCGGAGTTCTGCGCCCGTCTTTTCGATCGGATGCGCAGCGGCGAGCTTGCGGCTGGCCTTCAGTTCGGGCTGGCCTGCACGGTTGTCGAGGATGAAGCGCTTCACGAAGCGTCCGGCCTGAATGTCTTCCAGAACGCGCTTCATTTCCTTCTTGGTCTCGTCGGTGATGATGCGGGGGCCGGTGTGGATGTCGCCATATTCGGCGGTGTTGCTGATCGAATAGCGCATGTTGGCGATGCCGCCTTCATACATCAGGTCGACGATCAGCTTCACTTCGTGGAGGCATTCGAAATAGGCCATTTCAGGCGCATAGCCCGCTTCCGTCAGCGTTTCGAAACCGGCCTGGATCAGGTGAGTCAAGCCGCCGCACAGAACGGCCTGCTCGCCGAACAGGTCGGTTTCGCACTCTTCCCGGAACGTCGTTTCGATAACGCCCGAGCGCCCGCCGCCTACGGCAGAGGCATAGGACAGCGCAACGTCATGCGCATTGCCGGTCGAATCCTGCGCGATGGCGATCAGGCAGGGAACGCCGCCGCCGCGTACATATTCGCTACGGACGGTGTGGCCCGGACCCTTGGGCGCGATCATGAAGACGTCGAGGTCGGCGCGCGGCTCGATCAGGCCGAAGTGAACGTTAAGGCCATGGGCGAAAGCAAGCGCCGCGCCCTGCTTCATATTGGCGTGCAGATCGTCCGCATAGATCGCGGCCTGATGCTCGTCCGGCGCCAGGATCATGACGATGTCGGCCCATGCGGCGGCTTCGGCGTTGCTCATCACCTTGAAGCCTGCGCCTTCGGCCTTCTTCGCGGTGGCCGAGCCGGGACGTAGCGCGATCGCGACTTCGGTGACGCCGCTGTCGCGCAGGTTCTGCGCATGGGCGTGACCCTGGCTGCCATAGCCGACGATGGCGATCTTCTTGCCCTTGATCAGGCCGATGTCCGCATCACGATCATAATAAACGCGCATGGTAAGTGTCTTCCCTCTTAAGCTGAAACAATAGTGTGAAGTTGATGCCCGAACGGGCGGATTTTAGATGGCGTCCTTGCCCCGGATCAGGCCCACGACGCCAGTGCGGCCGATCTCCACCAGGCCGATCTGCCGCATTAATCCTGCAAAGGTGTCGATCTTTTCGGTCGTGCCGGTGATCTCGAAGATGAAGCTTTCGATGGTCGTGTCGACCACCTTGGCGCGGAACACTTCGGCGAGGCGCAGTGCTTCGATGCGATGATCGCCGGTGCCCGCAACTTTCACGAGCGCGAGTTCGCGCTCCACATAAGGGCCAGCTTCGGTGAGATCGACGACCCGGTGCACGGGAACCAGCCGGTCGAGCTGCGCGATGATCTGGTCGATCACGCGCGGCGGGCCGGCCGTCACGATCGTGATGCGGCTGATCGAATGGTCCTGCGTGATGTCCGCGACCGTCAGGCTCTCGATATTATAGCCGCGCGCGGTGAACATTCCCGCAATTCGCGCGAGGATGCCCGCTTCGTTGGCGACGGTGAGCGAGAG encodes:
- the ilvN gene encoding acetolactate synthase small subunit, which gives rise to MHITEEQSERHVLSLTVANEAGILARIAGMFTARGYNIESLTVADITQDHSISRITIVTAGPPRVIDQIIAQLDRLVPVHRVVDLTEAGPYVERELALVKVAGTGDHRIEALRLAEVFRAKVVDTTIESFIFEITGTTEKIDTFAGLMRQIGLVEIGRTGVVGLIRGKDAI
- the ilvC gene encoding ketol-acid reductoisomerase, producing MRVYYDRDADIGLIKGKKIAIVGYGSQGHAHAQNLRDSGVTEVAIALRPGSATAKKAEGAGFKVMSNAEAAAWADIVMILAPDEHQAAIYADDLHANMKQGAALAFAHGLNVHFGLIEPRADLDVFMIAPKGPGHTVRSEYVRGGGVPCLIAIAQDSTGNAHDVALSYASAVGGGRSGVIETTFREECETDLFGEQAVLCGGLTHLIQAGFETLTEAGYAPEMAYFECLHEVKLIVDLMYEGGIANMRYSISNTAEYGDIHTGPRIITDETKKEMKRVLEDIQAGRFVKRFILDNRAGQPELKASRKLAAAHPIEKTGAELRAMMPWIGANKLVDKEKN
- a CDS encoding YceI family protein — protein: MHKSLLPAAALLALLGSAAVVAQSAPAKPGSPNPALVTAGNYTVESSHTQILFAYDHMGFSNNMGLISAPTGTLALDPKNPAAAKVSITVPIANLKTGIPKLDEHLMKPDFFDSAKFPTATFVSTSVKVEGTTADISGNLTIKGITKPVVLDATFYGAGKGVLQMGGKENVGFNATTMIKRSDFGMGYGVPMVGDEIELKITAAFQKE
- the leuA gene encoding 2-isopropylmalate synthase; the protein is MMLTDPSQKYRPFPQVDLPDRQWPGRTITHAPRWLSTDLRDGNQALIDPMNAEKKQRFFDLLLRVGVKEIEVGFPSAGATEFDFISGLVRSGKIPDDVTIQVLTQARRDLIEKSFESLQGARSAIVHVYNAVSPAWRRIVFGMERSEIKQIAIDAAKILRDEAAKQPNTDWHFEYSPETFSTAELDFSLECCEAVMDILQPTADKPLILNLPATVEAASPNIYADQIEWMCKNISKRDHVVISLHPHNDRGTGVAAAELGLMAGADRVEGCLFGNGERTGNVDLVTLGLNLYTQGVRPELDFSDIDDVIQTVEYCNQLPVHPRHPYAGELVFTAFSGSHQDAIKKGFAAQETRNDEIWDVPYLPIDPADLGRSYEAVIRVNSQSGKGGVAWVLQQDKGLKLPKRMQADFSRVVQEVADNTSRELVAADIWQAFEKHYALGSGQPYKLIDYHETGAAGDRVFVGKIGHEGGERSISGRGNGLISGVLCALRDELGIDLDVVDYSEHAIGVGSNVNAAAYVECRTPDGVTVFGVGMDTDVATASVQAVLSAANGLAARRH